The following coding sequences are from one Gossypium hirsutum isolate 1008001.06 chromosome A12, Gossypium_hirsutum_v2.1, whole genome shotgun sequence window:
- the LOC107921613 gene encoding uncharacterized protein, translating to MTGEMIENAVSSDKIDAGESTKRPTPRKKENEVNNTSTYSKGHSKSLTVNQPKTPPYPKWYDANAQYEYHAGITWRSIENCTTFKKLVERFIQMGIVKFDDAPSIENPLPNHTNNGVNAISKNMRRTIKADITKVKTLLRWVWKEMAKRGLVTSNPEGSCEEIRNYYEFHHEEGYEVQECVEFRALVQGLMDNKEIEFCEKVKEEGSICTKRVSWNYYCNVTIPKKENLADASRQGQDVGSYTRSRRRYDSVDAKAEPAKGKATVVEQKKERIARPESPVNEPVNEEEAKEFLKFLKHSEYSVVEQLRSEQYKADNFIFFNDDKIPPDGVGSAKALHITTCCKGYTLPGVLIDNESALNVLPLSTLNRLPVDSSHMKTCQNIVRAFNGTERRVMGKIEISLLIGPNTYKVDFLVMDIKPLYNCLLGRPWIHSAGAVPSSLHQKLKLVSEGRQVIINTEEDIIAAVTSDGPYSETSDEVIECSFRSLEFFNVTFITEGYKIPVPKMSKTTWMGLQLTVGK from the exons ATgactggtgaaatgattgagaatgcggTAAGCAGTGACAAAATAGATGCAGGGGAAAGTACCAAGAGGCCAACCCCAAGAAAAAAGGAGAATGAGGTGAACAATACGAGCACGTACAGCAAAGGTCATTCCAAGTCACTCACTGTAAACCAACCGAAGACG CCCCCATACCCTAAATGGTACGATGCAAATGCTCAATATGAGTATCATGCAGGGATCACATGGCGTTCAATAGAAAATTGCACTACCTTTAAGAAGTTAGTGGAAAGATTTATTCAAATGGGCATTGTGAAGTTTGATGATGCACCTAGTATAGAAAACCCGTTACCCAATCATACCAATAATGGGGTAAACGCGATAAGTAAAAATATGAGGAGAACGATCAAGGCAGATATTACAAAAGTAAAAACTCTTTTGAGGTGGGTCTGGAAGGAGATGGCAAAGAGAGGGTTAGTTACTTCGAATCCAGAAGGGAGTTGCGAAGAGATAAGGAACTACTATGAGTTCCATCATGAAGAGGGGTACGAAGTCCAAGAATGCGTAGAATTCAGAGCTTTGGTACAAGGTCTAATGGACAATAAAGAGATAGAGTTCTgtgagaaagttaaagaagaaggAAGCATATGCAC TAAAAGGGTCTCATGGAATTACTATTGTAATGTGACGATCCCAAAAAAAGAGAACCTGGCCGATGCTTCAAGGCAAGGTCAAGACGTGGGATCTTATACGCGTAGTAGAAGGCGCTACGATTCAGTGGATGCAAAAGCGGAACCCGCAAAAGGAAAAGCTACAGTGGTTGAacagaagaaagaaagaattgcCAGACCTGAATCTCCAGTTAATGAGCCGGTCAATGAAGAGGAGGCTAAAGAATTTCTAAAGTTTCTAAAGCATAGCgagtacagtgttgtggagcagcTACGTTCGGAG CAATATAAGGctgataacttcatcttcttcaatgatgataaAATACCACCAGATGGCGTGGGATCAGCTAAGGCTCTACACATCACCACCTGCTGCAAGGGGTATACGCTACCAGGGGTGTTAATCGATAACGAGTCAGCCTTGAATGTCCTTCCATTATCCACACTGAATAGATTGCCCGTGGATAGCTCTCACATGAAAACCTGCCAAAATATAGTAAGGGCGTTCAATGGAACAGAAAGAAGGGTAATGGGCAAAATTGAAATATCTCTTCTGATCGGCCCGAACACATATAAGGTGGATTTTCTGGTGATGGATATTAAGCCTTTATACAACTGCTtattgggaagaccttggatacaTTCAGCAGGGGCAGTGCCTTCATCACTACATCAGAAATTAAAACTAGTATCAGAGGGTCGACAGGTGATAATAAATACCGAGGAAGATATTATCGCAGCCGTAACCAGTGATGGGCCGTATTCGGAAACAAGTGATGAGGTAATTGAATGTtcatttcgatctttggagttttTCAATGTGACATTCATCACTGAAGGGTATAAGATTCCAGTGCCAAAAATGTCCAAAACTACATGGATGGGGCTACAATTGACGGTAGGAAAATGA
- the LOC107933175 gene encoding pentatricopeptide repeat-containing protein At4g37170, which yields MRSIISRISHCSSLFHQNRVMISYSFSSQTQTHIPAPRRTSIKLNTTDNLITQLHKLCDQKHLKEAIQILNQIERPPASVYSTLIQLCCQNRALNEGKTVHKRMRYFGFLPGIVISNRLLDMYAKCGSLSDAQKVFDEMSEKDLCSWNTLISGYTKLGMVKEAKKLFDEMPERDNFSWTAMISGYVRFDKPKEALELYRMQEMSLLSKLNNFTVSSVLAASAAMGCLIIGKEIHGRITRAGLDFDDVVWSALMDMYGKCGSIDEARSVFDKLVDRDIVAWTAMIDRYFRDGRREEGFELFRQLMKSGIWPNEFTFAGVLNACAAAAAEEIGKQVHGYMTRVYFNPLSFAASALVHMYSKCGNVENAKRVFNGMPQPDLVSWTSLITGYAQNGQPDEALEYFELLLKSNTKPDHITFVGVLSACTHAGLVDKGLEYFHSIKDMHGLTHTADHYACIIDLLARSGRFQEAENIISKMPMKPDKFLWASLLGGCRIHGNFELAEKAAKALFEIEPENPATYVTMANIYATAGRWDEVAKIRRSMDDKGVVKKPGLSWIEVKREIHVFLVGDTSHPKSKEIHEFLVKLSKRMREEGYVPDTNFVLHDVEEEQKEQNLSYHSEKLTVAFGIISTPPGTPLKVFKNLRTCVDCHNAIKYISKIVNRKITVRDSSRFHCFEDGNCSCRDYW from the coding sequence ATGAGATCAATAATTTCCAGAATTTCCcattgttcatctttgtttcacCAAAACAGAGTAATGATTTCTTATTCCTTTTCTTCTCAAACCCAGACTCATATACCTGCCCCTCGAAGAACGTCTATCAAACTAAACACCACAGACAATCTCATAACTCAATTACACAAATTATGTGACCAAAAACACTTAAAAGAAGCCATTCAAATCCTCAATCAAATTGAAAGACCTCCAGCTTCTGTTTACTCAACTCTCATTCAGCTTTGCTGCCAAAACAGGGCTCTTAACGAGGGCAAAACTGTGCACAAACGCATGAGATACTTTGGATTTTTACCCGGCATAGTTATAAGTAATCGTCTTTTGGATATGTATGCAAAATGCGGGAGTTTGTCTGATGCTCAGAAGGTTTTCGATGAAATGAGTGAAAAGGACTtgtgttcttggaatactttgaTATCAGGTTATACTAAATTGGGGATGGTTAAGGAAGCAAAGAAGCTGTTTGATGAAATGCCTGAAAGAGATAATTTCTCATGGACTGCGATGATTTCGGGTTATGTTCGTTTTGATAAGCCTAAAGAAGCTTTAGAGCTTTACAGGATGCAGGAAATGAGCTTGCTGTCAAAGTTGAACAATTTTACTGTGTCTAGCGTGTTAGCTGCTTCTGCCGCTATGGGGTGCTTAATTATAGGTAAAGAGATTCATGGTCGTATAACGCGAGCTGGGTTAGATTTTGATGACGTTGTTTGGAGTGCTTTAATGGATATGTATGGGAAATGTGGGAGCATAGATGAAGCAAGGTCAGTTTTCGACAAATTGGTGGATAGAGATATTGTTGCCTGGACTGCGATGATTGATAGGTATTTTAGGGACGGTAGGCGGGAAGAAGGGTTTGAATTGTTTCGGCAGTTAATGAAATCGGGGATATGGCCTAACGAGTTTACCTTTGCTGGTGTTCTGAATGCGtgtgctgctgctgctgctgagGAGATAGGCAAGCAGGTTCATGGATACATGACAAGGGTTTATTTCAATCCTTTGTCTTTCGCTGCTAGTGCTCTTGTTCATATGTACTCCAAGTGTGGAAATGTTGAGAATGCAAAAAGGGTGTTTAATGGGATGCCTCAACCTGATTTAGTTTCATGGACTTCTTTGATCACTGGATATGCTCAGAATGGCCAGCCTGACGAGGCTTTGGAGTACTTCGAGTTGTTACTGAAATCAAATACGAAACCCGATCACATTACCTTTGTCGGGGTTCTTTCTGCTTGTACACATGCTGGATTGGTTGATAAAGGGCTTGAATATTTCCACTCAATAAAGGACATGCATGGATTAACTCATACTGCTGATCATTATGCTTGTATAATTGACTTATTAGCTCGATCTGGCCGATTTCAGGAAGCTGAGAATATCATTAGTAAGATGCCCATGAAACCTGATAAGTTTCTGTGGGCTTCCTTACTTGGCGGTTGTAGAATTCATGGTAACTTTGAATTAGCCGAAAAAGCTGCTAAAGCATTGTTTGAGATAGAGCCAGAAAATCCAGCGACCTATGTTACTATGGCCAACATATATGCCACTGCTGGTAGGTGGGATGAAGTCGCCAAAATTAGAAGGTCAATGGATGACAAGGGAGTGGTAAAGAAACCAGGTTTGAGCTGGATTGAGGTGAAGAGAGAGATACATGTTTTCTTAGTGGGAGATACTTCTCACCCAAAATCCAAGGAAATACATGAGTTCTTAGTGAAGCTTTCTAAGCGAATGAGGGAAGAAGGGTATGTCCCTGACACCAATTTTGTGCTGCATGATGTGGAGGAGGAGCAGAAGGAGCAAAACCTCTCATACCACAGTGAGAAGTTAACTGTTGCATTTGGAATTATTTCTACTCCTCCAGGAACACCACTCAAGGTTTTCAAGAATTTGAGAACATGTGTAGATTGCCATAATGCCATTAAATATATCTCGAAGATTGTTAACAGAAAAATAACAGTAAGGGATTCAAGCCGGTTCCATTGCTTTGAAGATGGAAACTGTTCTTGTAGAGATTATTGGTGA